A genomic stretch from Malus domestica chromosome 15, GDT2T_hap1 includes:
- the LOC103425104 gene encoding cyclin-dependent kinase inhibitor 6-like — MEVSRAATSATAAKKRKAGSADGESVELPSSYDVAQHKRPRRRVVVVSSAPKIKREAESVRTSNDGFWTSDHAESSCCSSNGSSELEDESDQVESWTYNSSRDERREMTAPTSKVGAEAESTARLKDESQRRSPTVVNASELEEFFAAMEKESQQKFKEMYNFDVAKDEPHEGRYEWVRLKP; from the exons ATGGAGGTGTCTCGAGCTGCCACGTCAGCGACGGCGGCGAAGAAGAGGAAGGCCGGCAGCGCGGACGGAGAATCAGTCGAATTGCCGTCGTCGTATGACGTGGCTCAGCACAAGAGGCCGAGAAGGCGCGTCGTCGTGGTTAGCAGCGCGCCGAAAATCAAGAGGGAGGCGGAGAGCGTACGGACTTCCAACGACGGCTTTTGGACGTCGGATCACGCGGAGAGCTCCTGCTGCTCGAGTAACGGCTCGAGCGAGCTg GAAGATGAGAGTGACCAGGTCGAATCGTGGACGTATAATTCCAGCAGAGACGAAAG GAGAGAGATGACGGCGCCGACGAGCAAAGTTGGAGCGGAAGCAGAATCGACGGCGAGGCTTAAAGATGAGTCTCAACGACGATCACCGACGGTAGTGAACGCGTCGGAGCTCGAAGAATTCTTCGCTGCCATGGAAAAGGAAAGCCAGCAAAAATTTAAGGAGAT GTACAATTTTGATGTTGCCAAGGACGAGCCGCACGAAGGACGATACGAGTGGGTTCGATTAAAGCCATGA